Proteins from one Lonchura striata isolate bLonStr1 chromosome 6, bLonStr1.mat, whole genome shotgun sequence genomic window:
- the FKBP3 gene encoding peptidyl-prolyl cis-trans isomerase FKBP3 isoform X1 → MAAAAGPAQPWSAEELRSEALAKKEIIKFLQEHAAQAFLAEHKLLGQVKNVAKTANKEQLIAAYTQLFHTQRFKGTDGAQKAAEKAKPAKAEEAKGKAVKAEEAVEEGPPKYTKSILKKGDKTNFPKKGDTVHCWYTGKLQDGTVFDTNIQSSSKKKKAAKPLSFKVGVGKVIRGWDEALLTMSKGEKAQLEIEPEWAYGKKGQPDAKIPPNAKLFFEVELVDIE, encoded by the exons atggcggcggccgcgggcccGGCGCAGCCCTGGAGCGCCGAGGAGCTGCGGAGCGAGGCGCTGGCCAAGAAGGAGATCATCAAGTTCCTGCAGGAGCACGCGGCGCAGGCG TTCCTGGCGGAGCACAAGCTGCTGGGGCAGGTGAAGAACGTGGCGAAGACGGCGAATAAGGAGCAGCTGATCGCGGCTTACACGCAGCTCTTCCACACGCAG CGCTTCAAGGGCACGGACGGCGCCCAGAAGGCGGCGGAGAAGGCGAAGCCGGCCAAGGCGGAGGAGGCCAAGGGGAAGGCGGTGAAGGCTGAGGAGGCTGTGGAGGAG GGGCCACCAAAGTATACCAAATCCATTTTAAAGAAGGGCGACAAAACCAACTTCCCAAAGAAGGGAGACACTGTCCACTGCTGGTACACAGGAAAACTGCAGGATGGGACAGTCTTCGATACCAATATTCAATCAA gttcaaagaagaaaaaagcagccAAGCCCTTGAGTTTCAAAGTTGGCGTAGGAAAAGTGATCCGAGGT TGGGATGAGGCCCTGCTGACCATGAGCAAAGGAGAGAAGGCCCAGCTGGAGATCGAGCCCGAGTGGGCCTATGGCAAGAAGGGGCAGCCCGATGCCAA GATCCCACCAAATGCAAAACTCTTCTTTGAAGTAGAGCTGGTGGATATTGAATGA
- the PRPF39 gene encoding pre-mRNA-processing factor 39 isoform X2 yields MQGPLRFEDQDSARGDQNIAMFYPTSTRMVYRRGLQAIPLSVDLWIHYINFLKETLDPADPETNSTIRGAYEHAVLAAGTDFRSDRLWEMYINWENDQGNLREVTSIYDRILGIPTQLYSHHFQRFKEHIQNNLPRDFLTTEQFVQLRQELAAASGHSGEDGDELPCGTEDITDPAKLITEIENMRHRIIEIHQEIFNHNEHEVSKRWTFEEAIKRPYFHVKPLEKIQLKNWKEYLEFEIENGTHERVVVLFERCVISCALYEDFWIKYAKYMENHSIEGVRHVYSRACTIHLPKKPMVHMLWAAFEEQQGNIDEARRILKTFEECILGLAMIRLRRVSLERRHGNMEEAEQLLEDAVRNAKSISEASFYAIKLARHLFKVQKNLPKARKVLSEAIELDKENTKLYLNLLEMEYSGDLKQNEENILSCFDKAIHGALSIKMRITFSQRKVEFLEDFGSDVNKLLDAYDEHQALLKEQETLKRRAENGSEEPDEKKLLTEEAGLASAQLMDGDMQVNQAAYNYNAWYQYNYQNAWNYGQYYHTT; encoded by the exons GTCTATCGCCGAGGGCTTCAGGCAATTCCTCTTAGTGTTGATCTTTGGATACATTATATAAACTTCCTAAAGGAGACGTTGGACCCTGCTGATCCTGAAACTAACAGTACCATCAGGGG AGCCTATGAGCatgcagtgctggctgctgggacAGATTTCCGTTCTGACAGACTCTGGGAAATGTATATAAACTGGGAAAATGACCAGGGAAACCTAAGGGAAGTTACATCCATCTATGACCGTATCCTGGGAATCCCAACGCAGCTCTACAGCCACCACTTCCAGAG GTTTAAAGAGCACATCCAGAACAACCTGCCCCGAGACTTCCTGACCACGGAGCAGTTTGTGCAGCTGCGCCAGGAGCTGGCGGCTGCCAGCGGCCACAGCGGCGAGGACGGGGACGAGCTGCCCTGCGGCACCGAGGACATCACCGACCCCGCCAAG CTAATCACTGAGATAGAGAACATGAGGCACAGAATCATTGAGATCCATCAGGAGATATTTAACCACAACGAGCATGAAGTCAGTAAGAGGTGGACGTTTGAGGAAGCG ATCAAGAGGCCTTACTTTCATGTAAAACCTCTGgagaaaattcagctgaaaaaCTGGAAAGAGTACTTAGAGTTTGAGATAGAGAATGGCACTCACGAGCGAGTCGTGGTCCTCTTTGAGAGATGTGTCATTTCATGTGCCCTCTATGAGGACTTCTGGATCAAG TATGCCAAATACATGGAGAACCACAGCATCGAGGGCGTGAGGCACGTGTACAGCAGGGCCTGCACCATCCACCTGCCCAAGAAGCCCATGGTGCACATGCTGTGGGCAGCCTTCGAGGAGCAGCAGG GCAACATTGATGAAGCCAGAAGGATCCTGAAGACGTTTGAGGAGTGCATCCTGGGGCTGGCCATGATCCGCCTGCGCAGGGTGAGCCTGGAGCGCCGGCACGGCAACAtggaggaggcagagcagctgctggaagatGCTGTCAGGAATGCCAAGTCCATCAGTGAAGCCTCCTTCTATGCCATCAAACTCGCCCGGCACCTCTTCAAAGTGCAGAAAAACCTGCCAAAGGCAAGAAAAGTGCTGTCAGAAGCCATAGAACTGGACAAA GAAAACACCAAACTGTACCTGAACCTGCTGGAGATGGAGTACAGTGGTGACCTCAAGCAGAACGAGGAGAACATCCTGAGCTGCTTTGACAAGGCCATCCATGGGGCCTTGTCCATCAAAATGAGGATCACGTTCTCACAGAGAAAAGTGGAATTCCTGGAAGATTTTGGGTCTGATGTGAACAA GCTCCTGGATGCCTACGACGAGCACCAGGCGCTGCTGAAGGAGCAGGAGACGCTGAAGCGGCGGGCGGAGAACGG CTCGGAGGAGCCGGACGAGAAGAAGCTGCTGACGGAGGAGGCGGGGCTGGCGTCGGCGCAGCTCATGGACGGGGACATGCAGGTCAACCAGGCCGCCTACAACTACAACGCCTGGTACCAG TACAACTACCAGAACGCCTGGAATTACGGACAGTATTACCACACAACCTGA
- the FKBP3 gene encoding peptidyl-prolyl cis-trans isomerase FKBP3 isoform X2: MAAAAGPAQPWSAEELRSEALAKKEIIKFLQEHAAQARFKGTDGAQKAAEKAKPAKAEEAKGKAVKAEEAVEEGPPKYTKSILKKGDKTNFPKKGDTVHCWYTGKLQDGTVFDTNIQSSSKKKKAAKPLSFKVGVGKVIRGWDEALLTMSKGEKAQLEIEPEWAYGKKGQPDAKIPPNAKLFFEVELVDIE; encoded by the exons atggcggcggccgcgggcccGGCGCAGCCCTGGAGCGCCGAGGAGCTGCGGAGCGAGGCGCTGGCCAAGAAGGAGATCATCAAGTTCCTGCAGGAGCACGCGGCGCAGGCG CGCTTCAAGGGCACGGACGGCGCCCAGAAGGCGGCGGAGAAGGCGAAGCCGGCCAAGGCGGAGGAGGCCAAGGGGAAGGCGGTGAAGGCTGAGGAGGCTGTGGAGGAG GGGCCACCAAAGTATACCAAATCCATTTTAAAGAAGGGCGACAAAACCAACTTCCCAAAGAAGGGAGACACTGTCCACTGCTGGTACACAGGAAAACTGCAGGATGGGACAGTCTTCGATACCAATATTCAATCAA gttcaaagaagaaaaaagcagccAAGCCCTTGAGTTTCAAAGTTGGCGTAGGAAAAGTGATCCGAGGT TGGGATGAGGCCCTGCTGACCATGAGCAAAGGAGAGAAGGCCCAGCTGGAGATCGAGCCCGAGTGGGCCTATGGCAAGAAGGGGCAGCCCGATGCCAA GATCCCACCAAATGCAAAACTCTTCTTTGAAGTAGAGCTGGTGGATATTGAATGA